In Streptomyces sp. P3, one DNA window encodes the following:
- a CDS encoding glycosyltransferase family 4 protein, whose amino-acid sequence MSHDGGPHVPERFQAALLGGVLARRTDLVHAVLTIGRTYPLFSRLRRCILGGGPVIHTVSGVVDAGLLERARPLGVTVALSEATAGQLRAAGFGDVRVIPPTIPLDRWPWQPRVGGTPVVLFAGHHDPEGGAHETIAAASEAYRRGARFRLVLAMRARLGQDVRPLEAELRALAAREGLPDVDILGHVSDMPGLLQATDVLLFPPQRLGGKADIPFVVLEALATGRPVILSDLPQFATLGDAGLRAPAGDRLRTGELLTQLLERPQWWEMQARLGRATVEEVFGPDRFRAQYERLYKEVLP is encoded by the coding sequence GTGTCGCACGACGGTGGCCCGCACGTTCCGGAACGGTTCCAGGCAGCCCTCCTCGGTGGTGTCCTTGCTCGCCGTACGGATCTGGTGCACGCGGTCCTGACGATCGGGAGGACATACCCGTTGTTCTCCCGGCTGCGGAGGTGCATTCTCGGCGGCGGTCCGGTCATCCACACGGTGTCCGGAGTGGTGGACGCCGGTCTGCTGGAGCGAGCGCGGCCGCTGGGAGTGACCGTCGCCCTGTCGGAGGCGACGGCCGGACAGTTGCGCGCGGCGGGGTTCGGCGACGTCCGGGTGATTCCGCCGACGATTCCGCTGGACCGGTGGCCGTGGCAGCCGCGCGTCGGAGGGACTCCCGTCGTGTTGTTCGCCGGTCACCACGACCCGGAGGGCGGCGCGCACGAGACGATCGCCGCTGCGTCGGAGGCATACCGGCGCGGGGCCCGGTTCCGGCTGGTGCTGGCCATGCGGGCCCGGCTGGGTCAGGACGTGCGCCCACTGGAGGCAGAACTGCGGGCCCTGGCGGCCCGAGAGGGACTCCCGGACGTCGACATCCTGGGCCATGTCTCCGACATGCCCGGGCTGTTGCAGGCGACGGATGTGCTGCTCTTCCCCCCGCAGAGGCTGGGTGGGAAAGCGGACATCCCCTTCGTGGTGCTGGAAGCGCTGGCCACCGGACGCCCGGTGATACTCAGCGATCTTCCCCAGTTCGCCACGCTCGGGGACGCGGGACTGCGCGCTCCTGCCGGGGACCGACTGCGGACGGGCGAACTGCTGACTCAGCTGCTCGAGCGGCCCCAGTGGTGGGAGATGCAGGCGAGGCTTGGGCGTGCCACGGTTGAGGAGGTGTTCGGGCCCGACCGTTTCCGAGCGCAGTACGAACGGTTGTACAAGGAGGTCCTGCCGTGA
- a CDS encoding beta-galactosidase, with protein sequence MNPARRAALRRAVGQTAHHRRPLGIIAAVLLAVACVRVPPGDEGPSYYFGALQSRPEKAHLERSKGIQVAEMQISWDRYEVREGEYSSQYLESVKQELDRFQKAGLLVEVSLGLNRAPSWLYEKYPEASYVNQNSDRLTETPNMVFSQTVREKAQGYVDQLARVIGLDNFWAIRVGVSGSGEFTYPSDGPGLPDTKTYYWAFDKNAQSGARTGRPPTVTANPFPGWKPGQHTYRGKAFTKAQVGEWYDWYLRSLSDAVNWQIKYYRSLGYDGFLKVLVPGMGYYPQNYQRTLDGHLHVDETDDSRLVGIGAGFYKTLGQIHDRRNVQIVPTSLVDGTGEPRNNGCAPGDRQVDIQAPPGHVQTSWSSVRWISRIARQYNFALLNGESAGTHVSPYYPGVVAQAARQMKSCGLQGLMWAFERNLYDGTPGSSLADYSAVISRYN encoded by the coding sequence GTGAACCCGGCACGGCGCGCAGCGCTGCGACGCGCGGTCGGCCAGACCGCACACCACCGGAGGCCTCTCGGCATCATCGCCGCTGTGCTCCTCGCCGTGGCCTGCGTCCGGGTCCCCCCGGGCGACGAAGGCCCGAGTTATTACTTCGGGGCCCTGCAGAGCAGACCGGAGAAAGCGCACCTCGAGCGGAGCAAGGGCATCCAGGTCGCCGAAATGCAGATCTCCTGGGACCGGTACGAGGTCCGGGAGGGGGAATATTCCTCCCAGTACCTCGAAAGCGTCAAACAGGAATTGGACCGGTTCCAGAAGGCGGGCTTGCTCGTCGAGGTGAGCCTGGGCCTGAACCGCGCGCCGAGTTGGCTTTACGAGAAATATCCCGAAGCCTCCTATGTGAACCAGAATTCAGATCGCCTCACGGAAACCCCCAACATGGTCTTCAGCCAGACCGTGCGCGAGAAAGCGCAGGGTTACGTCGACCAGCTCGCCAGGGTCATCGGACTCGACAACTTCTGGGCCATCCGGGTCGGGGTGAGTGGCTCCGGCGAGTTCACCTACCCTTCGGACGGCCCCGGTCTCCCGGATACGAAGACCTACTACTGGGCGTTCGACAAGAACGCCCAGAGCGGGGCCCGGACGGGGCGGCCGCCCACCGTCACCGCCAACCCGTTCCCCGGCTGGAAACCGGGTCAGCACACCTATCGGGGGAAGGCATTCACCAAGGCTCAGGTCGGCGAGTGGTACGACTGGTATCTGCGGTCTCTGTCCGACGCCGTCAACTGGCAGATCAAGTACTACAGGTCACTGGGCTACGACGGGTTCCTGAAGGTGCTCGTGCCGGGCATGGGCTACTACCCCCAGAACTACCAACGCACCCTCGATGGTCACCTCCACGTGGACGAGACGGATGATTCCCGGCTGGTCGGGATCGGGGCTGGTTTCTACAAGACCCTCGGCCAGATCCACGACCGCCGGAACGTGCAGATCGTGCCAACCTCGCTCGTGGACGGCACGGGAGAGCCGAGGAACAACGGCTGTGCCCCCGGCGACCGCCAGGTGGACATCCAGGCCCCACCCGGCCACGTCCAGACCAGCTGGTCCTCGGTGCGCTGGATCAGCCGCATCGCGCGGCAGTACAACTTCGCCCTGCTGAACGGAGAAAGCGCCGGGACCCATGTGAGCCCTTACTATCCCGGCGTCGTGGCCCAGGCAGCCCGACAGATGAAGAGCTGCGGACTGCAGGGGCTGATGTGGGCGTTCGAAAGGAACCTTTACGACGGTACTCCGGGCTCGTCACTCGCGGACTACTCCGCGGTGATCTCCCGGTACAACTGA
- a CDS encoding GNAT family N-acetyltransferase, which translates to MDVTVLRPDELTPADLTAWRAMQAADLTLANPFLSPEFTLAVGHQRATARVARLSEGSRTVGFFPFERHALGSGKPIGSGFCDCQGLIHEPGLDWDPVELLRACDLAMWEYDHLAAGQTPFEAAGTPRARAGSPIMELNGDHSTYFEHLHRKFLKSARQKERKLTREVGPVRLVFHASESALLDTLIRWKSAQLREKGRRDLLSQESFQAILRELFDVSSESCSGTLSVLYAGEEPVAMRYQLRSSQVLAGWFPTYDTRFARYSPGILLCLKLAEAAADRGIVHIDLGKGAGTHKDDLKTAELTVTEGYVARHTPKAALCRARMASGRTAREAIRTNPAVHRAAVKAANAADRLR; encoded by the coding sequence ATGGATGTCACTGTCCTCCGACCCGACGAGCTGACCCCTGCCGACCTCACCGCGTGGCGCGCCATGCAGGCTGCCGACCTCACGCTGGCCAACCCTTTCCTCTCTCCCGAGTTCACCCTTGCTGTGGGGCACCAGCGGGCGACCGCCCGTGTCGCGCGGCTCTCCGAGGGGTCCCGAACTGTTGGCTTCTTCCCCTTCGAACGGCATGCCCTCGGCTCAGGCAAGCCCATCGGCTCGGGCTTCTGCGACTGCCAGGGCCTGATTCACGAGCCCGGCCTCGACTGGGATCCGGTGGAGCTGCTCCGGGCGTGCGATCTCGCGATGTGGGAGTACGACCACCTGGCGGCGGGACAGACGCCCTTCGAGGCCGCCGGCACGCCTCGCGCCCGAGCCGGCTCGCCCATCATGGAGCTGAACGGCGACCACAGCACGTACTTCGAACATCTGCACCGCAAGTTCCTCAAGTCGGCGCGTCAGAAGGAACGAAAGCTGACCCGTGAAGTGGGCCCGGTCCGTCTGGTGTTCCATGCGTCCGAAAGTGCACTCCTCGACACCCTGATCCGCTGGAAGTCCGCCCAGTTGCGGGAGAAGGGGCGTCGCGACCTGCTGTCCCAGGAGTCGTTCCAGGCGATTCTGCGAGAGCTCTTCGATGTCTCCTCGGAGTCCTGCTCCGGCACCCTGTCCGTGCTCTACGCGGGTGAGGAGCCCGTCGCCATGCGCTATCAGTTGCGGTCGTCCCAGGTGCTCGCCGGCTGGTTTCCCACCTACGACACCCGGTTCGCCCGTTACTCGCCCGGCATCCTGTTGTGCCTCAAGCTCGCCGAGGCCGCCGCGGATCGCGGTATCGTCCACATCGACCTGGGCAAGGGCGCCGGGACGCACAAGGACGATCTCAAGACGGCGGAACTGACCGTCACCGAGGGGTACGTCGCCCGGCACACCCCCAAGGCAGCGCTGTGCCGGGCGCGGATGGCGTCGGGGCGCACCGCTCGTGAGGCGATTCGCACCAACCCGGCGGTCCATCGCGCCGCGGTGAAGGCGGCGAACGCTGCCGACCGGCTGCGCTGA
- a CDS encoding glycosyltransferase family 39 protein encodes MSRALPMPVAWLRAVPLWAVAVCGGLFTALLRLFGVGRGPDVFGDEIFYWRFGHSVAHGGFPRDDGGLFWLHPPGFFYLEGGWERLFGASADVVSGVYQMRQLNALLAGFTAVVLVLLTARVTRSTLAGVAVGAVFAIDPFILRINQRVLIETSAMLWVLLGYLVLLPLTERNPGVKGRRRAAAAGLLFGLAILTKDVTALVTVLPLLAATVFIWPSKRSLPLLAAGFAAVPYAIYVSTVAWAGHIDALWGTKTHGIRRLLGLVQETGFNSGKSTSLSQRLIEEMSSFGSTYVLLILAPLAVVPLLRRGGPPQRLLALWYVSATLALGYAVVKGTLEEQQLYLLIVPTIVILTMRAVQLWERRTERAPRAAVSRVAAVSMLTLTLAWSGFTFAGATAQPDDGYERLRQYMTRHVPAGSSITSMSESSSLLLEDRYRMGEWATPQARARERVAYVVVPWRIVEHNLSSFTPREARQLTRHGALLFSFHGRTYGTVELYRVPVPPPSLLGGRDG; translated from the coding sequence GTGAGCAGGGCCCTGCCCATGCCGGTGGCGTGGCTGCGCGCGGTACCGCTCTGGGCGGTGGCGGTCTGCGGCGGCCTGTTCACCGCACTGCTCCGTCTGTTCGGGGTCGGCCGCGGGCCGGACGTGTTCGGTGACGAGATCTTCTACTGGCGCTTCGGTCACTCCGTGGCCCATGGGGGCTTCCCTCGGGACGACGGTGGGCTGTTCTGGCTCCACCCGCCCGGCTTCTTCTATCTCGAGGGCGGCTGGGAGCGACTGTTCGGCGCGTCCGCGGACGTCGTCTCCGGGGTGTACCAGATGCGTCAGCTCAACGCCCTGCTCGCCGGATTCACCGCCGTGGTGCTGGTGTTGCTGACGGCACGCGTCACCAGATCCACCCTGGCCGGCGTCGCCGTGGGCGCGGTCTTCGCCATCGATCCGTTCATCCTCCGGATCAACCAACGCGTACTCATCGAGACGTCGGCGATGCTCTGGGTACTACTGGGCTATCTGGTGCTGCTGCCGTTGACGGAAAGGAATCCGGGGGTCAAGGGGCGTCGGCGCGCGGCCGCTGCCGGGCTCCTCTTCGGCCTGGCCATCCTGACGAAGGACGTGACGGCTCTCGTCACCGTGCTGCCCCTGCTCGCCGCCACGGTGTTCATCTGGCCGTCGAAGCGGTCACTGCCATTGCTCGCCGCCGGTTTCGCCGCCGTGCCGTACGCGATTTACGTCAGCACCGTGGCGTGGGCGGGCCATATCGACGCGCTGTGGGGGACCAAGACTCACGGAATCAGACGGCTGCTGGGCCTGGTGCAGGAGACCGGCTTCAATTCCGGGAAATCGACCTCCCTTTCCCAGCGCCTCATCGAGGAGATGTCCAGCTTCGGAAGCACGTATGTGCTCCTGATCCTGGCCCCCTTGGCCGTGGTTCCTCTGCTGCGTCGCGGTGGCCCGCCGCAGCGTCTGCTGGCGCTCTGGTATGTGTCGGCGACCCTGGCCCTCGGCTACGCCGTCGTGAAGGGCACACTGGAGGAACAGCAGCTGTACCTGCTGATCGTTCCGACGATCGTGATCCTGACGATGAGGGCCGTACAGCTGTGGGAGCGGCGGACCGAGCGCGCGCCCCGCGCCGCCGTCTCGCGCGTCGCAGCGGTGTCCATGCTGACGCTGACCCTGGCGTGGTCCGGGTTCACCTTCGCGGGGGCCACCGCACAACCCGACGACGGGTACGAGCGACTTCGGCAGTACATGACACGACACGTCCCCGCAGGCAGTTCGATCACCTCCATGAGCGAATCGAGCAGCCTGCTCCTCGAGGACCGCTACCGCATGGGCGAATGGGCCACGCCGCAGGCTCGGGCGAGGGAGCGAGTTGCCTACGTCGTCGTGCCGTGGCGGATCGTCGAGCACAACCTCTCCTCGTTCACACCACGCGAGGCGCGGCAGCTCACCCGGCACGGTGCACTGCTCTTCTCCTTCCATGGCCGCACGTACGGCACGGTGGAGCTGTACCGGGTGCCGGTGCCGCCCCCGTCGCTGTTGGGCGGCCGCGATGGCTAG